AGGTTACCATCGAGGGCCCTGAGGGCACCCCCTATGCTGGAGGTCTGTTCCGTATGAAGCTCCTACTGGGCAAGgatttccctgcctctccacccaAGGGCTACTTCCTGACCAAGATCTTCCACCCAAATGTGGGGGCCAATGGTGAGATCTGTGTCAATGTGCTCAAGAGGGACTGGACGGCTGAGTTGGGCATCCGACATGTGTTGCTGACCATCAAATGCCTGCTGATCCACCCTAACCCAGAGTCTGCACTCAACGAGGAGGCTGGCCGCCTGCTCATGGAGAACTATAAAGAGTACGCTGCTCGGGCTCGActgctcacagagatccatgggGGTGCAGGTGGCACCAGCAGTGGGAGGGCTGAAGCTACCCGGGGCGTGGGAAGTGGGGCTACAGCCTCCACTGACCCTATGACCCTAGGAGTCCTGGGAGGAGCCGAGAGTCCCATGGCCAAGAAACACGCAGGCGAGAGAGATAAGAAGTTGGCAGCCAAGAAAAAGTTGGATAAGAAGCGGGCACTAAGGCGACTGTAGTgggctcttctcctttcttctttctgttctatcccctcccactctgtctctaagttatttaaattatggctggggtgggggagggaatagGGGGGCACCAGAACCTGGATTtggttttctaaataaaaattggaaaagagtttctgtgcctgAAGATGTCTAACCCTCTGCCTATATTGTGGCAGAGAGCAGCTCACGTTCTTATTTTGATGCCAGTCATGCAAAGCCACCAAAGCTGTAGCCCCAAATTAAAATTGGAATCACTTTTACCCTGTGGAATGGATTTAGATCTAAACTGGAGCAATCTTCATCTGTTCCCTCTACAACAGTGGttatcaaccttcctaatgctacaacccttgCCCAACCATAAAACTTTTTTCATTACTGCATCATAACTAACTTTATTACTGTTacaaatcacaatgtaaatagtTTTGGAAATAAAGGTGAgttgtgacccccccccaaaaaaagaagctacagctaatgggccaaacagtgatttaattgggtctaagctagctgggcagccaagACAAACAAACGGGCCCTCCTACATGTCTCCATCTTAGATTTGAAAGTCATCTAATAGTAAACTCAAAGTAGATCCATTCCTGTCTATGattaaatctctgtttctcaaaGATTAAACTATGACctacctgtaaccttaactaggAAAGGTTCTGTACTACCTGCTCCAGGAAATAGcagccatgtctttgtttcaaaggCTGTTATTACCACTTTGTTAGGACCATGTTGTTAGTACTACCTTGCTATTACTACCTTATTAGGACCACATTGCAACCATGTGTTTCTTTCAGGAGGTTGTTATGACCAACTTGTTATACTTATGTTATGCATATGTTACTCTGCCTATTTGCCTGCCTATTGCTTTGGAAACTCCCAACTCCTGATCTATAAAAAACACTTACCTTCTCCATGTCCAATGCTGATATCTTGAACCCCACCTTAAGGGAGAGGCAGCCTGTGTACACAAATTTCAAAACTCTTGCTTTatttaattggttaattaatttgGCTATGATTATTTGGAGTGATGGTCCTCCTCCTCAAATCTGTGGGACTAACAAGACAACAGGAAGGACGCTCATATGAACTCATTGAGATTGTGACACCCTCACGAGACCTGCACAGGCTCAAATtagacaaaatcccagcagagAAAAGGGGATATAGGCAAGAAGTCCCATCCATAATCAGGAAGCTATTTGCAATTAATACCTGCTGGGAGAGAAAATATCCATTTTCACTTTGCAAAATTATAGTAGTAGGTTCAAGTTATACTATTGAGCTATAGTAATAAATGCAGCATGATGCCGGTATAAAATATCTTTTGatcaatgaattaaaatttaaagtcccCACATAAACTCATACGTCAGTAACCACTGATTTCACAGGGAAGTGATTTCCAGCATTAACACTGAGTTCTCGGTGGATGCAGACTTATTCATATAACATGCTGATTTCCAATACTTACCCCGAAGGTTGATAATGAACACAATTCTTTTGAATTACCTCCCATAGCTCATGCCCTTATACTGCAACACTCCCCAGTAGCATCTGGGTGCTCCGTGGTTTCCTTAACTGGAGATGACTCCTGAGGGTTTAATTCAGCAATGCACAGGACCCCAAGAATCTGGCTAAGtgactggggaggtgactcaTTCAGGAAAGTGCTTCCTGTACAAGTGTGGGAACCTGAGGTTGattccccagcactcaggtgaagaagccaggcagaggcaAAATGATTCCTTCAGTTTGCTGGGAGTCTAGCCTGTTCCAGGGACTCCGTGTtcgtgagagaccctgcctcagaagaaaaaaatcgaAGATAGTCATTGAGGAAAGACAAGACACAACCTCAACCTCTGCATTTCACACAGCACGAGAGTGAGAGCGTGACAGGAGGGGCAAAGAGAATTTCATTGCATCTGGGAGGGTTGACACTCAGCACCAGCATGGGAAAGGTTTcctagggaggaaaggaagggtttTTCTTGTTACCCATCTGAAGAAAGCCTTTCCTATGTGAAGGCCCATTTCCTACCAATGCTTCAACTTGATTTCACTCCAAATCTTACTCACTTCCCTGTCTCATCCCCAATGTTaacattttctaagaaaatacaCAAACCAAGCTCTCAACTGTGACCTTGACTCACCCTTGAAATATTTATATCCAGGATTAGTCACGGCCACATTTGAAGGGCACTTAGCCTACAACAAATACAAAGATTCTTGCTTCTTGATGATTGATATGGTCAGTCTTCTAAAAGTTGACAATTAGTGTTGGTCATAAATGGGGATTTCTCCaccggattttttttttgttattgtcattttgttttggttttgaggcccatttatttttctattaatgtgtgggaAATTGAACTGATGGTTCACGGTAtgctatttgtttattgttttactATGTTTCTGCATGTGTGGTCCACCACATTTTGCTGTATGCTTCCCTTTCTATGGTCcaagcttctgttttctttccatttctaagcCTTCAGTAAAACCCACATTATAAAATACCCTCCACCCCAAAGGTTCCTCTATCGCACCTGGCTACTTAGCACTGACATCAGTCAGGGCTGGCTCTGGACCCTCAGCTGGGCTGTTGTGCCAAATGACTATGGATATTTGCTTAGTATTCTGCTATTGTAAAGAAACCAAAGCCTGCGGTCACTTAAGGATGGGTGATTGAGAAAAGAATTGGACCTGTAAAACCCAGTCAGTGTGAGAACGTTTCCACAATGCCACAGAACTATATGCCTACCACATAAAAATTGCCTTATCTCAATAAGAGGCTGAGAAAGAGACAATGCGCTCAAGTTCACGGTGCTCATTGCAGGAAACTGTGTAACCCAGACCCCTGGCTTCTAGGCAGTCCAGTGTTACATTATACTCTGTGGCTCTCAAGTCCTGCTCTGACGTTCTACATATCCCACCATGCTACCCACTTCAAAACCTTACAAGTTAGCTCTACACGTGCAACCAAAATTATAGGTCCGTGTAAATGGGATGTACACCGAAGGAAGATACTCCCTCCTCTTTATGTCAGGAATTGGCCATCTTACTCATCTGCCAGCCCCTGAAGCAGGTGAACACTAGTCTACAGAGAGCACAGGAACTCAGCACTCTGCCTTACCGGCCTCTTCCAATGTCTCCAGTGTTGCCCTGTGGAAGTTCGGGAGCCTTGGCTCAGGGCAGCACTGCTCCCGCATCAAGTCTCCTTGCTTTCATTCTTGACGCCATATCCTTGCCCCCTCTGCACAGCCTCGCTCTCAGACTTCCCACTCTACTTCACAGGACTCTAGATGAGTCTTTAGGAGCAAAGTGTCCTCCCTGCCTTTGCTGGTGAGTGACCTCCTTGGCTGTCACTCTGAAGCCATCTCTAGTTGGCGTGTGCTTaaagttgggttttgtttttatgtctctgcttcctgggagtCTCCATTTCTAAAGGCTGCTGCATGTTTAAAAACTCTACACCTAGTCCTTTCTCACACCCGGGCCTTTCTCCTTAGTTCTCTGTTGCCTGCAAGAATACAGAATCCTGCAAATATATCAAACAATGTTCTTCTAAAACTCCATTCCTTGACTATCTCTAACCCTCTTCACTCAGTTGCTGTTATAAGAAATCATAAACATAAGCGTTTTAAAAAATCTATCAGCATATAATTATGGAAGAAAGTGAAAAATGAGAGACAAATCATTGTACATGTGACAGAGAAGTAATGTCTAGGACACATAAAGaccaaaaaactaaataaaaagaaataaaatacccaaCCAATAGATGAGctaataaaacaaacacacaggttTCAAAAGGtcaataagaatttaaaaaatcatacacATCCTCAACCACCACAAAAAAGCAGACTACAAACTACAttgaaccaggcatggtagcaaacAGCTTTAATCCAGCTGAGGCAGTTGGGTCTCTGAGTCTGTTCCTACAACAGCAAGTCCAACACTTTGGGCATGGTGGGTTCCTTAGTCGAACGACTAACAGTAGTTTTCTATGTTTTGCTGTGTTATTAAAGATGATCATTGGAGATAAAATATTCGCACTGGCTATGGAAATGAGGGCGCAGCAAGGAAAGAATGGTGTCATAGTACTGGCATGCTTCGCTGCCCTTGAAGATGAACTTAGAAAGTCGGTTTGAGACACCGTTCCGTTTCTCTCACTTCATCTGGCACAATTCCTGACACATAGCCGTCTAGAGAGTGTGTTTTGGATGAGTGTGAATAAGTGAAGAAACACAAAAGCTTTAGAGGCCACTTACTTGTGTGTCTCAGAGACTTTGGAATGTGAAAGTTAGTTACATTGCCCAGGTTCAGTTACAAcctaaacaaaacataaaacttgAGTTTCTGGTTTGCTAGACTACATCACATCACACACCTCCATGACCTTTTCCATCTGAGAAACATCCTCCTTTTCCTGATATGCCAAGTTTGGCAGTTCATCATTAATTCGAAAAGGGTCCAAAGACTCAGAGTCTAAGCTGGAAGTTAGCCAGTGATGCACCACTGCTAAGAAATATCCTTTCCTGGTTATATTGCATACTGCCGTGATgaaacaatggaaagaaaacagtgtAAGAGAGGAAAGACAGCTTGGCTTAAAGTTTAGGAGGACACAGTCCATCGCGATGGTCTAGGCATGGTAGCAGAGCTCAAGACTGCTCACTCCCATCTGGGCtgatcaagaagcagagagaggtgattggtgatcttcacacacacactgttttacTTGGCATAGAGCACCCACATGCAAGGTTGACCTTCTgtcctcagttaaacctctctggaaatgcccttgAAGACATACACAGGGCTATGTCGCCTCGGTGATCCCAAATCCTGTCCAGTTAGCAATGAAAATTAACTATAACATCACAAGCCTCTGTTGACCTGAAAGCTTCGCCAAAGAAATATTTCTCCCCTATTTCTCTAGCCCCCTTTCCTGATGACTGCCTTGTTTATAGCTGGTATGTATATGGGGACCTAGGACGTCTATGGGCAAAGATGTAACTCCATATGTTACAGTGAACCTATTCTATAGCATCACAGCTGCATTGGCTTAGCCCAGTGTACCTACACAATGTCCGAGAAAGCACTTGTGCTTGCTTCTGGTGGTAGTATAAACTTTCGATCTTTCTGGGAGATACTTGGGTGAAAGGCttgaaaactgattttattttctgtccttttctatatattttcattttaagaaacagCCTAACTTCCCTCCCC
This sequence is a window from Microtus ochrogaster isolate Prairie Vole_2 chromosome 18, MicOch1.0, whole genome shotgun sequence. Protein-coding genes within it:
- the LOC101998144 gene encoding ubiquitin-conjugating enzyme E2 S-like: MNSNVENLPPHIIRLVYKEVTTLTADPPDGIKVFPNEEDLTDLQVTIEGPEGTPYAGGLFRMKLLLGKDFPASPPKGYFLTKIFHPNVGANGEICVNVLKRDWTAELGIRHVLLTIKCLLIHPNPESALNEEAGRLLMENYKEYAARARLLTEIHGGAGGTSSGRAEATRGVGSGATASTDPMTLGVLGGAESPMAKKHAGERDKKLAAKKKLDKKRALRRL